The following nucleotide sequence is from Saccharothrix texasensis.
TGCCGCACCGACCCCGGTCCGCGGTGGCCTTCACCCGCCCGCCCGGCCGACCTGGACCCGGGACGTCCGCACCACCGGGTGCGCGACGGCCAAGGCGGCGGTGACCACGTGCGACCGCCGCCGCGGATCGTCTACCGGGCGCGCTTGACCCGCGTCTCGTCCCACACCGGCTCGTCCACCTCGACCACCTCGCCGTCGGACCGGAACAGCAGGAACCGGTCGAAGCCGCGGGCGAACCAGCGGTCGTGGGTGACGGCGACGACGGTGCCGGTGAAGCCCTCCAGCGCGTCCTGCAACGCCTCGGCCGAGTTGAGGTCGAGGTTGTCGGTCGGCTCGTCCAGCAGCAGCAGCGTGGCGCCGGACAGCTCCAGCAGCAGCACCTGGAACCGCGCCTGCTGCCCGCCGGACAGCGTCTCGAACCGCTGGTCGCCCTGCTTGGCGAGGCCGTAGCGGCTCAGCACGGCCATCGCCGCGCCCCGGTCGAGGCCCTTGCGGCCGCCCTCGCCGTGCCACAGGACGTCGACCAGCGTGCGGCCGACCCACTCCGGGTGCTGGTGGGTCTGCGCGAACAGGCCCGGCACCACCCGTGCCCCGAGGCGGCACACGCCCGTGTGCGCGACGTCGCCGCCGCCGAGCAGCCGCAGGAAGTGGCTCTTGCCCGAGCCGTTGGACCCGAGGACCGCGACCCGGTCCTCGAAGAAGATCTCCGCGTCGAACGGCTTCATCAGCCCGGTCAGCTCGAGGTCCTCGACGATGACGGCCCGCACGCCGGTGCGGCCACCGCGCAGGCGCGGCGTCACCTTCTCGTCGGTCGGCAGCTCCGGCGGCGGGCCCGCCTCCTCGAACTTCTCCAGCTTGGCCCGCATGACCCGGTACTTCGCCGCCATCACCTCGCTGATCCTGGCCTGGATCTGGAGCGTGCGGACGAGCTCCTTGAGGTGGTCGTGCTCCTCGTTCCAGCGGCGGTGCAGCTCGGCGAGGCGGTCGATGCGGGCCGCGCGGGCGGCGTGCCAGGTGCCGAACGAGCCGGGGTGGGTCCACGCCGAGTGGGCCTCCACCGTGACGACGTGCGTGGCGGCGACGTCCAGCAGCTCCCGGTCGTGGCTGACCAGCAGCACGGCCTTGCCGGTCTCGCGCAGCCGCTCCTCCAGCCACCGCTTGCCCGGCACGTCGAGGTAGTTGTCCGGCTCGTCGAGCAGCAGCACCTGTTCGGGGCCCCGCAGCAGCGCTTCGAGCACCAGCCGCTTCTGCTCGCCGCCGGACAGGGTGCGCACCTCGCGGAACCGGGCCCGGTCGAAGGGCACGCCGAGCGCGGCGACGGTGACCGTGTCCCACAGCACCTCGGCGTCGTAGCCGCCGACCTCGCCCCACGCGGTGATCGCGTCGGCGTAGCGCATCTGGGTGGGCTCGTCGTCGGTCTCCATGAGCTGGAGCTCGACCTCGTCCAGCGCCTTGGCGGCGGCCCGCAGCGGCGCGGGCGACGCGGCCAGCAGCAGGTCGCGGACGGTGCTCTCGTCGCGGACCGAGCCGACGAACTGCGGCATCACGCCGAGGCCGCCCTGCACGCGGACGCTGCCCGCGGTGGGTGTCAGCTCGTGGGACAGGATCCGCAGCAGCGTCGTCTTGCCGACGCCGTTCGCGCCGACCAGGGCGACCACGCTGTTCGTGCCGACCTTGAACGACACGTCGCGGAACAGCTCGCGACCGTCGGGCAGGCGGAAGGCGAGGCCGTTGGCGTCCAGGAATCCCACCCGCGCATGGTCGGCCATGTCCGCCGCGCAAGGCCAGCGGATTAGGCCGTTTCCGCGAAGTGTGACGCGACTCCCTCGTTCACGGGGGAGTCCGGGGGTCGAGGTGCACGGCGTGGCTGGGCGCGGTCGGGCGATGAGCTCGCTGCGGTCGGAGTGCGCCGGCCCGCTCGTGCGGAACCCCCTCGGGTCACCGCGGGCGGTGCCGGCTCACCGCCAGCTGTAGCCGCGCATCAGCATCAGGAGCGCGCCGAAACCCAGCGACGCCAGGGCGGGGCCGATCGCCCCGAGGACCAGCAGCAGCACGCCCAGGCCGCCGAACGTGGCCACGAGGGCGTAGCTGAGCACCGGGTGCCGGGGTTTCCCGGCGACGAGCGCCGAGGCCAGGCCCGGCTCCTCGTCCGCGAGTCTGGTTTCGATCTCACTGAGGGTGCGGCGTTCCGCTTCGCTCATCACCGCCGGTGGATACCCTGCGCCCAACCCGCAAAACCACCCCTGAACGGGGGTTTAGCAGGCAAGATCACCGGGAGAGGGCGACGAGTCGCGATACCGCCCGCAGGTACTTCTTGCGGTAGCCGCCACGCAGCATTTCGGCCGTGAAGAGCTCCGAAAGGGCGTCCCCGGACACCGCCACCGGGATGTCCCGGTCGTAGAGCCGGTCGCCGAGCGCCACGAGCCTCAGCGCCACCGCCTGATCGGGCGCGGGCCGAACGTGGCGCAGGTGCACCGCGGTCACCCCGTCCACCAGCCTGCCGTAGCTCGACGGGTGGATGCGGGCCAGCGCGCTGCACAGGTCGGCGAAGTCGTCCAGCGTGCCGCCGGGGGTGCTCCGGGCCTTGGCCACGAGGTCCTCGTCGGCCATCGGCGGCGGCGCGTCGGGCAGGCCGCGGTGGCGGTAGTCGGGGCCGTCGACCCGGACCACGGTGAACTTCGCCGACATCGACTGGATCTCGCGCAGGAAGTCGGCGGCGGCGAACCGGCCCTCGCCCAGCTTGTCCGGCAGCGTGTTCGACGTGGCCGCGACCGACACGCCCGCCGCCGTCAGCTCCTTGAGCAGGCGGGTGACCAGCATCGTGTCGCCCGGGTCGTCCAGCTCGAACTCGTCGATCGCGAGCAGCTTGTGCGACGACAGCCGGCGCACCGTCTCGGCGAAGCCCAGCGCGCCGACGAGGTTGGTCAGCTCGACGAACGTGCCGTAGGCCTTGGGGCCGGGCACGGCGTGCCACACCGACGCCAGCAGGTGCGTCTTGCCGACGCCGAACCCGCCGTCGAGGTAGAACCCGGGTTTGGCGTCGTCGGCGGCCGACCGCTTGAACAGCCGGCCCAGCACGCCCCGGTTGCCGCCCTCGGTGACGCGTTCGGCGAACTCTCGGCCCGCCCGCACCGCCGCGGCCTGGCTCGGCTCGTCCGGGTTGGGCAGGTAGGTGTCGAACCGGACCGCGTCGAAGCGGGGCGGCGGGACCAGCGCGTCCACCAGCTCGTCCGCGGCGACGTGCGGGGTTCGGTCGGACAGGCGCGGCGGGGCGGACATGACGGGATCGTAACGGCGTGCTGGGATGTGGCGGTGCGGATGTTGTGGCCACCACGTGACGGCGAGATCACCGACGAGGACCTGGAACGGCTCTACGACTACCCCGCCGGGCTCGACCGGCCGTGGGTGCAGGTGAACTTCGTGTCCAGCGTGGACGGTGCGGTGTCGGTGGCCGGGCGCTCCGCCGGGCTGGGCAACGAGGCCGACCGCGCGGTGTTCATGCTCGGCCGCGACCTGTGCGACGTGGTGCTCGTCGGCGCGGGCACGGCCCTCGTCGAGGGCTACCAGGGCATCAAGGCGGGGGAGGTGCGCGCGTCCCGGCGGGCCAGGCTCGGCCTCGCGCCGGTGCCGCCGATCGCCGTGGTGACCGGGCGGTGCTCGATCGAGCCGACGTCCGCGCTGCTGACCGCCGCCACCGTGCCGCCGATCATCCTCACCACCCGGGCCGCGCCGCGGGAGCGGCGTGACGCGCTCGCGGCGGCGGGCGCCGACGTGGTCGTCGCCGGCGAGCAGACCGTGGCCCTGGACCTGGCGCTGGCGGCGCTGCGGGAACGCGGCCTGCTCCGGGTCGACTGCGAGGGCGGGCCGAAGGTGTTCGGCGCGCTGATCGACGCCGACCTCGTCGACGTGCTGTGCGTGACGTTCTCCCCGCTGCTCGCGGGCGGTGACGCCGGCCGGATCTCGAACGGGCCGCTGCCCCCGTCACCCCGGTCGATGGAGCTGGCGTCGGTGCTGCACCACGACAGCGCCCTCCTCCTGCGGTACCGCAAGGTGACGCCCGATCCGGTGACCTGGAGCACATCTCCGCGCTGAGCCGGATACGGTCCGCATCCGAACGTGCACGCACCGATTTCGGAGAGGATCCGCCGTGGCGCAGAGCACCGCCGCCAAGCCGGACGTCGGCACCCCCCGGCTGGCCGAGGACACCGAGCAGGGCAGGACCACGATCGCGTCGTCGGTCGTGCAGAAGGTCGCGGGCATCGCGGCGCGGGAGATCTCCGGCGTGCACGCGCTGGGCGGCGGCGTGTCGCGGGCGTTCGGCGCCCTGCGCGAGCGCATCCCGGGCGCGGGCACCGCGGACACCGCGGGCGTCGCGGTCGAGGTCGGCGAGCGGCAGGCCGCGGTCGACCTGGACATCGTGGTCGAGTACGGCGCGAGCATCGTCGACCTGGCTCGGGCCGTGCGGCGCAACGTGATCGG
It contains:
- the zapE gene encoding cell division protein ZapE, yielding MSAPPRLSDRTPHVAADELVDALVPPPRFDAVRFDTYLPNPDEPSQAAAVRAGREFAERVTEGGNRGVLGRLFKRSAADDAKPGFYLDGGFGVGKTHLLASVWHAVPGPKAYGTFVELTNLVGALGFAETVRRLSSHKLLAIDEFELDDPGDTMLVTRLLKELTAAGVSVAATSNTLPDKLGEGRFAAADFLREIQSMSAKFTVVRVDGPDYRHRGLPDAPPPMADEDLVAKARSTPGGTLDDFADLCSALARIHPSSYGRLVDGVTAVHLRHVRPAPDQAVALRLVALGDRLYDRDIPVAVSGDALSELFTAEMLRGGYRKKYLRAVSRLVALSR
- a CDS encoding DUF3040 domain-containing protein, whose protein sequence is MSEAERRTLSEIETRLADEEPGLASALVAGKPRHPVLSYALVATFGGLGVLLLVLGAIGPALASLGFGALLMLMRGYSWR
- a CDS encoding pyrimidine reductase family protein, translated to MLWPPRDGEITDEDLERLYDYPAGLDRPWVQVNFVSSVDGAVSVAGRSAGLGNEADRAVFMLGRDLCDVVLVGAGTALVEGYQGIKAGEVRASRRARLGLAPVPPIAVVTGRCSIEPTSALLTAATVPPIILTTRAAPRERRDALAAAGADVVVAGEQTVALDLALAALRERGLLRVDCEGGPKVFGALIDADLVDVLCVTFSPLLAGGDAGRISNGPLPPSPRSMELASVLHHDSALLLRYRKVTPDPVTWSTSPR
- a CDS encoding ABC-F family ATP-binding cassette domain-containing protein — protein: MGFLDANGLAFRLPDGRELFRDVSFKVGTNSVVALVGANGVGKTTLLRILSHELTPTAGSVRVQGGLGVMPQFVGSVRDESTVRDLLLAASPAPLRAAAKALDEVELQLMETDDEPTQMRYADAITAWGEVGGYDAEVLWDTVTVAALGVPFDRARFREVRTLSGGEQKRLVLEALLRGPEQVLLLDEPDNYLDVPGKRWLEERLRETGKAVLLVSHDRELLDVAATHVVTVEAHSAWTHPGSFGTWHAARAARIDRLAELHRRWNEEHDHLKELVRTLQIQARISEVMAAKYRVMRAKLEKFEEAGPPPELPTDEKVTPRLRGGRTGVRAVIVEDLELTGLMKPFDAEIFFEDRVAVLGSNGSGKSHFLRLLGGGDVAHTGVCRLGARVVPGLFAQTHQHPEWVGRTLVDVLWHGEGGRKGLDRGAAMAVLSRYGLAKQGDQRFETLSGGQQARFQVLLLELSGATLLLLDEPTDNLDLNSAEALQDALEGFTGTVVAVTHDRWFARGFDRFLLFRSDGEVVEVDEPVWDETRVKRAR
- a CDS encoding Asp23/Gls24 family envelope stress response protein; translated protein: MAQSTAAKPDVGTPRLAEDTEQGRTTIASSVVQKVAGIAAREISGVHALGGGVSRAFGALRERIPGAGTADTAGVAVEVGERQAAVDLDIVVEYGASIVDLARAVRRNVIGSVERITGLEVIEVNIAVNDIHLPDDDEETGPTGSRVE